The Crocosphaera subtropica ATCC 51142 genome includes a window with the following:
- a CDS encoding heavy metal translocating P-type ATPase has protein sequence MKTIPQIIHHIPGRVRFRIHRLSYDRRFALRLKQLLKAAYPIQTVRLNDWAACVVIAYHAKKEFDIETYIIHLIEKAESYHYLIAENKANNPLEEWSSLTLPSLATLLGFGASKLPIPGLKLIASLMLLKAAFPVVKRAYESLSSEQKINIDCLDSLALLFSGLQGQMVTPALVITLHELGDIIREKTARSTEIKTSNLLDTIGHFAWVEQDNQIIHVESHRVEIGDTVVVYPGESIPVDGKVIKGKAIIDQQQLTGESMPIVAEKDSYVYASTLLRSGEIRIKCEKVAYETRAAASIELLDKAPVHDTRMANYAANLAEQLMMPSLCLAGMILIITKDPQRVASILTLDFVTGIRVSIPTAFLGALNHTTRHGILVRSGRTLELLSEIDTIVFDKTGTLTEGNIKVVGVETVRETLDPRTLVQLAASAEQRITHPVAEAIAHYAQQENIDILPRDHWDYEVGLGMVATIIGKTILVGSKKLLISKGVIIHETEKMQEKSALSPIYVACNGEFQGIIYYTDPLRPQSAKLIHHLQHQYDIEVHLLTGDNQTRATEVGKQLQIPLSNVHAEAFPEDKARIVSGLHHRGKTVAFVGDGLNDSVALAYADVSISFENGSDIARDTADVVLMNNDLTDLLEAIAIAKETKALINQNTLMVVAPNLAALGLATTVGLNPLLATLVHNGTAIVAGLNSLRPLVQHHLETN, from the coding sequence ATGAAGACTATTCCCCAGATTATCCATCATATACCTGGAAGAGTCAGATTTCGTATCCATCGTTTAAGCTATGATCGGCGTTTTGCTCTGCGTCTAAAACAACTTTTAAAAGCAGCATATCCGATTCAAACTGTTCGCTTAAATGATTGGGCTGCTTGTGTTGTCATTGCTTATCATGCTAAAAAAGAGTTCGATATTGAGACATATATCATTCATCTTATAGAAAAAGCAGAAAGTTATCATTATCTAATTGCAGAAAATAAAGCCAATAATCCCCTAGAAGAATGGTCAAGTTTAACTCTCCCTAGTTTAGCTACTCTACTAGGGTTTGGAGCCAGCAAATTACCCATTCCTGGATTAAAACTAATCGCTAGTTTAATGTTACTAAAGGCTGCTTTCCCTGTGGTCAAAAGAGCTTATGAAAGTTTGTCCTCTGAACAAAAAATAAATATCGATTGTTTAGATAGCTTAGCTTTACTATTTAGCGGTTTACAAGGACAAATGGTCACCCCGGCCTTAGTCATTACCCTACACGAATTAGGAGATATTATTCGGGAAAAAACCGCTCGTTCCACAGAAATAAAAACCAGCAATTTATTGGATACCATTGGTCATTTTGCTTGGGTTGAACAAGATAACCAAATTATCCATGTTGAAAGTCATCGGGTAGAAATTGGGGATACGGTGGTCGTTTATCCAGGAGAAAGTATTCCCGTAGACGGCAAAGTCATCAAAGGAAAAGCTATCATTGATCAACAACAATTAACAGGGGAATCTATGCCCATTGTGGCAGAAAAAGACAGCTATGTTTATGCTTCTACCCTATTAAGATCCGGGGAAATTCGCATTAAATGTGAGAAAGTCGCTTATGAAACCCGTGCAGCAGCCAGTATCGAACTCCTAGACAAAGCCCCCGTCCATGACACCCGTATGGCAAACTATGCAGCCAATTTAGCCGAACAATTAATGATGCCATCCCTATGCTTAGCTGGCATGATTTTAATCATTACGAAAGACCCCCAACGGGTGGCTTCTATTCTGACCTTAGATTTTGTCACAGGAATTCGGGTTTCTATTCCTACCGCCTTTTTAGGGGCATTAAACCACACCACTCGCCACGGGATTTTAGTCAGAAGTGGTCGGACGTTGGAACTGTTATCAGAAATTGATACCATTGTCTTCGATAAAACCGGAACCCTAACGGAAGGAAATATTAAAGTTGTGGGGGTAGAAACCGTCAGAGAAACATTAGATCCTAGAACCCTTGTTCAGTTAGCAGCATCGGCTGAACAACGCATTACTCACCCCGTAGCCGAAGCGATCGCCCATTATGCCCAACAGGAAAACATTGATATTTTACCCCGTGACCATTGGGACTATGAGGTGGGGTTAGGGATGGTGGCCACCATCATAGGAAAAACCATATTAGTGGGGAGTAAAAAGTTATTAATCAGTAAGGGAGTAATTATCCACGAAACCGAGAAAATGCAAGAAAAATCCGCATTATCTCCGATTTATGTCGCTTGTAATGGAGAATTTCAGGGCATTATTTACTATACTGATCCCCTCCGTCCCCAAAGTGCTAAATTAATCCATCACTTACAACATCAGTATGATATTGAAGTTCATTTGCTCACAGGAGACAATCAAACACGGGCGACAGAAGTAGGTAAACAGTTACAGATTCCCCTGTCTAACGTCCATGCAGAGGCGTTTCCCGAAGATAAAGCTAGAATTGTCAGTGGCTTACATCATCGGGGTAAAACCGTCGCTTTTGTGGGGGACGGCCTGAACGACTCGGTAGCCTTAGCCTATGCAGATGTGTCCATCTCCTTTGAAAATGGGTCTGATATTGCTAGAGACACCGCCGATGTGGTGTTAATGAATAATGACCTAACGGATTTGTTAGAGGCGATCGCCATTGCCAAAGAAACCAAAGCCTTAATTAATCAAAATACCCTGATGGTGGTTGCCCCCAACTTAGCAGCCTTAGGGTTAGCCACCACCGTTGGCCTTAACCCTTTATTAGCTACTCTGGTTCATAATGGAACGGCCATCGTTGCCGGACTGAATAGTTTACGGCCTCTTGTTCAACATCATCTAGAAACCAATTAA
- a CDS encoding DUF5132 domain-containing protein: protein MLESLKKAYQDNPNRTLAIGVGALVLTPVILPLLKPVAKATVKTGVILYQKTKGTLAEAGEVMGDIVAEAKAEVIAEQAQRNALPTAKSEGLNGIED from the coding sequence ATGTTAGAATCCTTAAAAAAAGCTTATCAGGACAATCCTAATCGTACCCTTGCTATTGGAGTTGGGGCTTTAGTCTTAACCCCCGTTATTCTTCCCCTCTTAAAACCTGTAGCCAAAGCAACGGTCAAAACTGGGGTAATTTTATACCAAAAAACCAAGGGAACCTTAGCCGAAGCAGGGGAAGTCATGGGAGATATTGTTGCAGAAGCCAAGGCAGAAGTCATTGCCGAACAAGCTCAAAGAAATGCCCTTCCCACGGCTAAATCAGAGGGTCTTAATGGCATTGAAGATTAG
- a CDS encoding RNA recognition motif domain-containing protein — MTIYVGNLVYDVTSEDLTEVFSEYGTVKRVSLPTDRETGRPRGFGFVEMESDDQETAAIETLDGADWMGRQMRVNKAKPRENSGRNGSGSFRKQGSFS, encoded by the coding sequence ATGACAATTTATGTAGGCAACTTAGTATATGATGTAACGTCTGAAGATTTAACAGAGGTTTTCAGCGAATACGGCACAGTTAAACGGGTATCTCTACCCACAGACCGCGAAACAGGAAGACCCAGAGGGTTTGGTTTTGTGGAAATGGAAAGTGATGACCAAGAAACTGCCGCCATTGAAACCTTAGACGGGGCTGACTGGATGGGGCGACAAATGAGAGTTAATAAAGCGAAACCTCGTGAGAATTCAGGCCGCAACGGTTCCGGTAGTTTTCGTAAGCAAGGAAGTTTTTCCTAG
- a CDS encoding lysophospholipid acyltransferase family protein: MENSEFKEREPISSLALYYLFKGSIIVPTFYAYFRGRVYGRDNVPKKHPLVVVSNHGSYFDPPLLSSCVGRPVAFMAKEELFKVPILKEGIRLYGAYPVKRGKGDRAAIRSALTALKDGWLVGIFLQGTRTPDGRIDDPKLGAAMIAAKAQVPLLPVSLWGTEKILKKGSPFPRPVPLTIRIGEMVAPPESNKRQALERVTEKCATIINELHDLGR; the protein is encoded by the coding sequence ATGGAAAACAGCGAATTCAAAGAAAGAGAGCCGATTTCAAGTTTAGCTCTATATTATCTCTTCAAAGGCTCTATTATTGTCCCTACATTCTATGCTTACTTTCGTGGACGGGTCTATGGTCGAGACAATGTGCCGAAAAAGCATCCCCTAGTGGTGGTCAGTAATCATGGAAGTTATTTTGATCCTCCCTTGTTATCTTCTTGTGTCGGTCGTCCCGTTGCTTTCATGGCCAAAGAAGAATTATTTAAAGTACCGATCTTAAAAGAAGGTATCCGTTTATATGGAGCGTATCCCGTCAAGAGAGGAAAAGGCGATCGAGCAGCTATTCGCTCAGCCTTAACTGCCCTTAAAGACGGTTGGTTAGTAGGAATCTTTTTACAAGGAACCCGTACCCCTGACGGTCGAATTGATGACCCAAAATTAGGGGCGGCCATGATTGCAGCTAAGGCGCAAGTTCCTCTGTTGCCAGTATCCTTATGGGGAACCGAGAAAATCTTAAAAAAAGGCTCCCCTTTTCCTCGTCCTGTCCCCTTAACCATTCGTATTGGAGAAATGGTTGCGCCTCCTGAGTCGAATAAACGCCAAGCGTTAGAAAGGGTAACCGAAAAATGCGCTACGATTATTAATGAACTCCATGATTTAGGACGGTAG
- a CDS encoding ribonuclease D, with the protein MTQSSEKSNKFQVCDRDLSPETLDRYLQAKAIAIDTETMGLIPQRDRLCLVQLCDPSGYVTAIRIEKGQQTAENLKQLLENQNIIKIFHYARFDVAQFKYNFAIETEPIFCTKVASKLARTYTGSHGLKALVQEIEGVELDKSSQSSDWGNSQNLSEAQLSYAANDVRYLIPLKEQLITMLQREERWELAQKCMKVIPLFVELDLMYYKDIFEH; encoded by the coding sequence ATGACTCAATCTTCAGAAAAAAGTAACAAATTTCAAGTCTGCGATCGGGATCTTTCCCCAGAAACCTTAGACCGTTACTTACAAGCCAAAGCTATTGCCATTGATACAGAAACGATGGGCTTAATTCCCCAAAGAGATCGGTTATGCTTAGTGCAATTATGTGATCCTAGCGGTTATGTTACTGCTATTAGAATTGAAAAAGGACAACAAACAGCAGAGAATTTAAAACAATTACTGGAAAATCAAAATATTATTAAAATTTTCCACTATGCTCGTTTTGATGTGGCGCAATTTAAGTATAATTTTGCCATAGAAACAGAACCAATTTTTTGTACGAAAGTTGCAAGCAAATTAGCGAGAACCTATACTGGATCTCATGGTTTAAAAGCCTTAGTGCAAGAAATAGAAGGAGTAGAATTAGATAAAAGTTCTCAGAGTTCTGACTGGGGAAATAGCCAAAATTTATCCGAAGCACAATTAAGTTATGCAGCTAATGATGTTAGATATTTAATACCACTAAAAGAACAATTAATTACCATGTTGCAAAGAGAAGAAAGATGGGAACTTGCCCAAAAGTGTATGAAGGTTATTCCCCTATTTGTAGAATTAGACTTAATGTATTATAAAGATATTTTTGAACATTAA
- a CDS encoding NifU family protein, translating into MTQAMALTPDNVEQVLDEMRPYLMADGGNVELVEIEGPIVKLRLQGACGSCPSSTMTLKMGIERRLREMIPEIAEVEQAF; encoded by the coding sequence ATGACACAAGCAATGGCCTTAACCCCCGACAATGTAGAACAAGTCTTAGATGAAATGCGTCCCTATTTAATGGCAGACGGTGGCAATGTTGAATTAGTGGAAATCGAAGGACCCATCGTTAAACTTCGGTTACAGGGAGCTTGTGGCTCTTGTCCTAGCTCAACCATGACCCTAAAGATGGGCATTGAAAGACGCTTAAGAGAAATGATCCCTGAAATTGCCGAAGTAGAACAAGCATTCTAA
- a CDS encoding 2-phosphosulfolactate phosphatase family protein, which translates to MKLFVYHTPELTPTDHLPDCAVVIDVLRATTTIATVLEAGAEAVQTFSDIDKLIAVSEQWLPEKRIRAGERGGAKVEGFDLGNSPLECPPDTVADKRFFLTTTNGTRALQRVEKASTVITAAMINRQAAVDYIIKNQPETVWLVGSGWEGGYSLEDTVCAGAIAHALIIHDPQMVEVSNDEVIAATALYAQWHDNLLEMFHRSSHGQRLLRLNCHEDLQYCAKSDIIEVLPIQKEPGVLVKFS; encoded by the coding sequence GTGAAGCTATTTGTCTATCATACGCCTGAACTAACCCCAACAGACCATTTGCCAGACTGTGCCGTTGTCATCGATGTCTTACGAGCAACCACCACCATTGCCACAGTTCTAGAAGCCGGTGCAGAAGCAGTCCAAACCTTCAGCGATATTGATAAATTGATCGCAGTTAGTGAGCAATGGCTACCAGAAAAACGCATTCGAGCAGGGGAAAGGGGTGGAGCAAAAGTAGAAGGCTTTGATCTCGGTAATTCGCCCTTAGAGTGTCCCCCTGATACCGTAGCCGACAAACGTTTCTTTTTAACCACCACCAATGGCACTCGCGCTCTACAACGGGTTGAAAAAGCCTCAACAGTCATCACTGCGGCCATGATTAATCGACAAGCTGCGGTTGACTATATTATCAAAAATCAACCCGAAACCGTCTGGTTAGTAGGATCGGGATGGGAAGGGGGTTATTCCCTCGAAGATACCGTGTGTGCAGGTGCGATCGCCCATGCTTTGATTATTCATGATCCTCAAATGGTAGAAGTGAGTAACGATGAAGTCATTGCAGCGACCGCTTTATATGCTCAATGGCATGATAATCTTCTAGAGATGTTTCACCGTTCCAGTCACGGCCAAAGATTGTTACGGTTAAACTGTCATGAGGATTTACAATACTGCGCTAAAAGTGACATTATAGAAGTATTACCGATACAAAAAGAACCAGGAGTCTTGGTTAAATTCTCCTAA
- a CDS encoding glycosyltransferase family 4 protein has product MKILVLTWEFPPRLVGGIARHVAELYPEIVKLGHEIHLVTVEFGQSPPYEVVDGVHVYRVPVQEANNFFQWIVHMNNSMGHHGGQLIQEKGPFDLIHAHDWLVGDAAIALKHLFKIPLIATIHATEYGRYNGIHNDTQRYISNKEGSLIYDSWRVIVCSDYMRYELKRAFETPLDKVDIIYNGIRPEKKHKDPNFDYLAFRRQFALDHEKIIYYVGRMTREKGVSILLQAAAKVLWELQGNAKIVIIGGGNTQHLQVEAFELGIGNRCCFTGFMSDEDLDRFQTIADCAVFPSLYEPFGIVALESFAARVPVVVSSTGGLPEVVHHQKTGIVTEVNNPDSLAWGILEILRNPDYGQQLVEKAYEELALRFGWPQLAKQTEAVYEVVCEQRSQIHWE; this is encoded by the coding sequence ATGAAAATTTTGGTATTGACTTGGGAATTCCCCCCCCGTCTTGTGGGAGGTATTGCCCGTCATGTTGCCGAATTATATCCAGAAATTGTCAAATTAGGCCACGAAATCCATTTAGTCACCGTAGAATTCGGCCAAAGTCCCCCCTATGAAGTGGTTGATGGGGTTCATGTTTATCGAGTTCCGGTGCAAGAAGCTAACAACTTTTTTCAATGGATTGTCCACATGAATAATAGCATGGGTCATCATGGGGGACAATTAATCCAAGAAAAAGGTCCCTTTGATTTAATTCATGCCCATGACTGGTTGGTGGGAGATGCAGCGATCGCTCTCAAACATTTATTTAAAATTCCTCTCATTGCCACCATTCACGCCACAGAATATGGTCGTTACAACGGCATCCATAATGATACTCAACGCTACATCTCCAATAAAGAGGGAAGCTTAATCTATGATTCTTGGCGAGTGATTGTTTGTAGTGATTATATGCGTTACGAACTCAAACGGGCTTTTGAAACCCCTTTAGATAAGGTCGATATTATTTATAATGGCATTCGACCTGAGAAGAAGCATAAAGATCCTAATTTTGATTATCTGGCTTTTCGTCGTCAATTTGCCTTAGATCACGAAAAAATTATCTATTATGTGGGGAGAATGACCCGTGAAAAGGGGGTTTCTATCCTCCTACAAGCAGCAGCTAAAGTATTATGGGAGTTACAGGGGAATGCCAAAATAGTGATTATTGGTGGAGGCAATACTCAGCATCTGCAAGTAGAAGCTTTTGAATTGGGCATTGGCAACCGCTGTTGTTTTACTGGATTTATGTCCGATGAAGATTTAGATCGCTTTCAAACCATCGCTGACTGTGCTGTCTTTCCCAGTTTATACGAACCCTTTGGGATTGTCGCCTTAGAAAGTTTCGCAGCCCGTGTCCCAGTAGTGGTATCCAGTACGGGGGGATTACCTGAAGTGGTTCATCATCAAAAAACAGGCATCGTGACCGAGGTGAATAACCCTGATTCTTTGGCTTGGGGAATTTTAGAAATATTAAGAAACCCTGATTATGGTCAACAGTTAGTGGAAAAAGCCTATGAAGAATTAGCTTTGCGTTTTGGCTGGCCACAACTAGCAAAACAAACGGAAGCCGTTTATGAGGTAGTGTGTGAACAGCGATCGCAAATTCATTGGGAGTAG
- a CDS encoding MBOAT family O-acyltransferase: MLYNSYEFIFLFLPITLVIFYKLGEKRHHKIALVWLIIASFFFYGRWNPAYLMFLLGSLTVNYSLGRIINNKVETLLAKNLVINDRFYLILGIVFNLGLLAYFKYANFFIESINGLVGSNWTLKNLILPLGISFITFEQVAYLVDTYKGKIKDHDLIHYCLFISFFPQLISGPIVRYKELSPQLKSPKIFRFDYEDFSVGLTIFSIGLFKKVIIADNLTPHVSLIYGAINQDIHLSFVEAWTGILAHTLRLYFDFSGYSDMAIGVARMFGIKLPLNFDSPYKTTNISQFWSHWHMTLTRFFRDYLYLPLSRCLKTWPLGKGQIAQQRATAFNAFIGLGITGLWHGAGWNFLAWGGLHGIYFIVYQQWRDFLKSKGNNLKDSPWWSQLISWFLTFSAWMFALVLTRTETMSQTLSMWHSMLGLNGISLPSSLEKDFNFLGNFGFKFSGLMPNFIYNNLNPSEIFQLLQLIMILLIVVLFTPNTQQWMGQYKPAIDYYAGRIKKQWKANIWKRLQWKPSSIFAFISFSLLAISLFSLNQEQPFIYFQY; the protein is encoded by the coding sequence ATGCTGTATAACTCCTATGAATTTATCTTTTTATTTCTTCCTATAACCCTAGTCATTTTTTATAAATTAGGAGAAAAACGCCATCACAAAATAGCCTTAGTTTGGTTGATTATTGCTTCCTTCTTTTTCTATGGGAGATGGAATCCAGCTTATTTAATGTTCTTATTAGGGTCTTTGACTGTTAATTATAGTTTAGGTAGAATTATTAACAATAAGGTTGAGACTTTACTAGCTAAAAATCTGGTTATTAATGATCGCTTTTATCTAATTTTAGGAATTGTTTTTAATCTGGGATTACTGGCTTATTTTAAATACGCTAACTTTTTCATTGAGTCTATCAATGGGTTAGTAGGAAGTAATTGGACATTAAAAAATTTAATTCTTCCCCTAGGTATTTCTTTTATTACCTTTGAGCAGGTGGCCTATTTAGTGGATACTTATAAAGGTAAAATTAAAGACCATGATCTCATTCATTATTGCTTATTTATTAGCTTTTTTCCCCAATTAATTTCTGGTCCAATTGTTCGTTATAAAGAACTTTCTCCCCAATTAAAAAGTCCTAAAATTTTTCGATTTGATTATGAAGATTTTTCCGTAGGATTGACTATTTTTTCTATTGGATTATTTAAAAAAGTTATTATTGCTGATAATTTAACTCCTCATGTTTCTTTAATTTACGGTGCTATTAATCAAGATATTCACCTAAGTTTTGTAGAAGCTTGGACAGGAATATTAGCCCATACGTTACGATTATATTTTGATTTTTCGGGTTATTCAGATATGGCTATTGGGGTAGCAAGAATGTTTGGGATTAAATTACCCCTTAACTTTGATTCTCCCTACAAAACGACTAATATTAGTCAATTCTGGAGTCATTGGCACATGACGTTAACCCGTTTTTTCCGAGATTATTTGTATTTACCGTTATCCCGTTGCTTGAAAACATGGCCATTGGGAAAGGGACAGATAGCACAACAGAGAGCAACAGCCTTTAATGCTTTCATTGGTCTGGGTATAACAGGTTTATGGCATGGTGCAGGGTGGAATTTTTTAGCTTGGGGAGGTTTACACGGAATCTATTTTATTGTTTATCAACAATGGCGTGATTTTCTCAAATCTAAGGGTAATAATTTAAAAGATAGTCCTTGGTGGAGTCAATTAATTAGCTGGTTTTTAACTTTTTCTGCCTGGATGTTTGCCCTTGTTTTAACTCGAACAGAAACCATGAGTCAAACCTTATCAATGTGGCATAGTATGTTGGGATTAAATGGAATATCATTACCGAGTTCATTGGAAAAGGATTTTAATTTTCTTGGAAATTTCGGTTTCAAATTTTCTGGATTAATGCCTAATTTTATCTATAATAATCTTAATCCTTCTGAAATATTTCAGTTACTTCAGTTAATCATGATTTTATTAATTGTTGTTTTATTTACCCCAAATACACAACAGTGGATGGGACAATATAAACCTGCCATTGATTATTATGCTGGCAGAATTAAAAAACAATGGAAAGCTAACATTTGGAAACGATTACAATGGAAACCAAGTTCAATTTTTGCGTTTATTAGTTTTTCTCTGTTAGCTATTTCTCTTTTTTCACTAAATCAAGAACAACCTTTTATTTATTTTCAGTATTAA
- a CDS encoding acyl carrier protein, protein MDITKIHTWLTTQVANTLNINFDEVDAGIPFERYGLESADIVAIMADLEDWLGCEIDDPTLMYEYPTIAELSEHLAENYAV, encoded by the coding sequence ATGGATATCACCAAAATTCATACCTGGTTAACAACCCAAGTTGCTAACACTTTAAATATCAATTTTGATGAAGTAGATGCAGGAATTCCATTTGAAAGATATGGACTAGAATCCGCTGATATTGTCGCAATCATGGCTGATTTAGAAGACTGGTTAGGGTGTGAAATTGATGACCCCACCTTGATGTATGAATATCCAACAATTGCAGAACTTTCTGAACATTTAGCTGAGAATTATGCTGTATAA
- a CDS encoding cytochrome P450, with product MIPTQQLERNKVDQSYQFNPFDAEFKANPYPYYDYLRTHDPIHWGMLGGWVITRYADAKAILKDPRVDEAPMPDSFRKKSQYLAKKERDLEALILASQHWLFFLNPPDHTRMRGLVAKAFKGQSLQKIASEIQAIANQLLLPLKAERTLDIVTDFANFIPIKVMMKLMGLPKQDEHFVRGWVRDIFSIFDPLNSLHKCEEMNQISLEFRDYLQHQINQKRKQPQPDLITALLEVEDGGEKLTDAEIISSCMMLGAAGEGTTASIIGNSILALLNHRDQLELLKQQPHLINKAVEELLRYDSPTQLVLRTAREPLEIAGKIINQGDFIILCLGSANRDPQQFVDPDQLDLLRSDNQHIAFATGIHFCLGAALARVEVPIAINTLVQQLPNLQLAINRVEYHDNVVTRFLKSLPVTFDVA from the coding sequence ATGATACCAACTCAACAACTTGAACGAAATAAGGTAGATCAGTCCTATCAATTTAATCCCTTTGATGCCGAATTTAAAGCCAACCCTTATCCTTATTATGATTATTTACGAACCCATGATCCGATTCATTGGGGAATGCTAGGCGGATGGGTCATTACTCGTTATGCGGATGCTAAAGCTATTCTTAAAGATCCACGGGTCGATGAAGCCCCAATGCCTGACAGTTTTCGCAAAAAGAGTCAATATCTAGCTAAAAAAGAGAGAGATTTAGAGGCTCTAATTTTAGCGAGTCAACACTGGTTATTTTTTCTTAATCCTCCTGATCATACCAGAATGCGTGGGTTAGTAGCCAAGGCGTTCAAGGGTCAATCCTTACAAAAAATAGCCTCTGAAATACAGGCAATAGCTAACCAATTACTCTTACCTTTGAAAGCAGAAAGAACCCTTGATATTGTCACTGATTTTGCTAATTTTATACCGATTAAAGTCATGATGAAATTGATGGGTTTACCGAAGCAAGATGAGCATTTTGTGCGAGGTTGGGTAAGGGATATTTTTAGCATTTTTGATCCTTTAAACTCTTTACATAAATGTGAGGAAATGAATCAAATCTCACTAGAGTTTAGGGATTATTTACAACACCAAATTAACCAGAAAAGAAAACAGCCCCAACCTGACTTAATTACAGCCTTACTGGAGGTAGAAGATGGAGGAGAAAAGCTAACGGATGCAGAAATTATTAGTAGTTGTATGATGTTAGGTGCTGCTGGGGAAGGAACAACAGCCAGTATCATTGGAAATAGCATATTAGCCCTATTAAATCATCGTGATCAGTTGGAATTATTGAAACAGCAACCCCACCTAATTAACAAGGCAGTTGAAGAATTACTTCGTTATGATAGTCCAACTCAACTGGTACTCAGAACAGCAAGAGAACCTCTAGAAATTGCTGGAAAAATTATCAATCAAGGGGACTTTATTATTCTTTGTTTAGGGTCTGCAAATCGAGATCCACAGCAATTTGTTGACCCAGATCAACTCGATTTATTGCGTTCTGATAATCAACATATTGCCTTTGCAACGGGGATTCATTTTTGTTTAGGGGCTGCTTTAGCCCGTGTTGAAGTTCCTATTGCTATTAACACCTTAGTACAGCAATTACCTAATTTACAATTAGCCATTAATAGGGTTGAATATCATGATAATGTGGTCACTCGATTCTTAAAATCTTTACCTGTTACTTTTGATGTTGCTTAA
- a CDS encoding fatty acyl-AMP ligase translates to MQQRFELTSQDVSASWLPHFHDMGLIDGILEPIYSGILGILMPPIAFLGRPINWLKAISNYGVTHSGGPNFAYDLCVNKISLEQRKKLDLSRWKTAYNGAEPIRAKTLEQFTEAFEISGFQAKYFYPCYGLAESTLMVTGGYRDKPPTQYQLDTEALGENKVKKATETTIKSKQFVSCGYPWLNTHIVIVNPQSLTLCLPHEVGEIWVSGDSIAQGYWNLPQATQHTFNAYLADSKQGSFLRTGDLGFIKDGELFITGRLKDVLIIKGENYYPQDIEETVAQSNAALRPNCGAAFSVAVDGIEKLIIVQEVERSYRKKLDFDKVVGDICQAVMREYDLLIYDLILIQTGSLPKTSSGKIQRQACRQQYLENTLHKLTETITNPALGKNRI, encoded by the coding sequence ATTCAACAAAGGTTTGAATTAACCTCACAAGATGTATCAGCGAGTTGGTTACCTCATTTTCATGATATGGGGTTAATTGATGGCATTTTAGAACCTATTTATAGCGGTATTTTAGGGATTTTGATGCCACCCATTGCGTTTTTAGGCAGACCCATTAATTGGTTAAAAGCAATTTCTAATTACGGTGTGACTCATAGTGGCGGACCTAATTTTGCTTATGATTTATGTGTTAATAAAATCTCTCTTGAACAACGCAAAAAGTTGGATTTAAGTCGTTGGAAAACTGCTTATAATGGGGCTGAACCCATTCGGGCAAAAACCTTAGAACAATTTACAGAAGCCTTTGAGATTTCTGGGTTCCAAGCTAAGTATTTTTATCCCTGTTATGGGTTAGCTGAATCAACCTTAATGGTAACAGGTGGCTATCGGGATAAACCACCCACTCAGTATCAATTAGATACAGAAGCATTAGGAGAAAATAAAGTTAAAAAAGCCACAGAAACAACCATCAAAAGTAAACAATTTGTCAGTTGTGGTTATCCTTGGTTAAATACTCATATTGTTATTGTTAATCCCCAGTCTTTGACTCTTTGTTTACCCCATGAAGTAGGAGAAATTTGGGTTTCTGGTGATAGTATTGCTCAAGGTTATTGGAATTTACCGCAAGCAACTCAACACACTTTTAATGCTTATCTTGCTGATAGTAAGCAAGGTTCTTTTTTACGGACAGGGGATTTAGGATTTATCAAAGATGGGGAATTGTTTATTACCGGTCGCTTAAAAGATGTTCTCATTATCAAAGGAGAGAATTATTACCCCCAAGATATTGAAGAAACCGTCGCTCAAAGTAATGCAGCATTACGGCCAAATTGTGGTGCAGCGTTTTCTGTTGCTGTTGATGGAATTGAAAAATTAATTATTGTTCAGGAGGTAGAACGAAGCTATCGAAAAAAACTAGATTTTGACAAAGTTGTTGGAGATATTTGTCAAGCGGTGATGAGAGAATACGATTTACTGATTTATGATCTTATCCTCATTCAAACTGGTAGTCTTCCCAAGACTTCTAGTGGAAAAATTCAACGTCAAGCTTGCCGACAACAATATTTAGAGAATACCTTGCATAAACTAACAGAAACCATTACTAATCCAGCATTAGGAAAAAACCGAATTTAA